The Thalassoglobus sp. JC818 sequence CAAGTCGAGAGAGACCAATCTTGTCGAAGAAAAAACGGCGGAGGGATTCTTGGAGTTCGTTCTTGTCAGGTGCTCTAAATACAACTCTAGACTTCGTTGGGTCGTCGTGCAGTTCGATGCCCTTTGGTCCCTCGTAGAGGACACCGAGCCCGTTTTCTGATTCTGGAGAGCACGTGATAGCAATCAGGAATTGTTCATCGTTTATCGAAAACCACAAACGTATGTTAGTGATCCACTTCTTCACATCTGCATCGTAGTCATCATCGTCGCCTGTCAGCGCGAATCTGATCGTCTTCAGAATTGACGACTTTCCCACATCATTATCTTCGATGAGAAGCACGTTGACACCAGGGCCAAAGTCTTGCGCGTAATCAATAGGCAGCGGGTGCTCTTCATTTGCAAGAGTTTTCGATCCGCTGATTTCGAGACGCACGATCGACAAATGGCATACCGGCCGAGCAGGTGGGTCGGCAAGGTGAACTGCATTCAACTCGCTGCGAATGTCGTGCAGTGAGATTTGCTTTTGAAATTTCTTGGCGAAACCGGAGTGCACTTTCTCAATCAACGCCTCCAGATTCAAAATTGGTTCAAGCGACATCAGTAGCCTCCTCGGTGAGCGTCAGTGGTTTCTTGAAGACCTGCTGATAGTGTTCTATCACTTCGCGAATTGGGAGGTCGGGGATGGTTCGGGCTAGTTGAGCATGGCGGTAGGTCGGGTGAGAGTATTGAAGATTGCGGATGTCACTTGCGGACAAACCATCATAGAAATGCTGTATTAGGCGAATGCGATTGTCGTACCACTTTGCATGCTCTAAGGACTGAACCAGTTGATCTGCAACCAACTGGGCTTCGTTGGATAGGAAGTAGTGTTTTTGCGGCTTCCCATCACGTCGGCGTTCGATCCCCACGTACACCAATCCACGCGCGTGCCACCATGCCTCGACTTCATTCAAACGCTCGTGTGCTCCGTACCAGAAGCGGCGAAATGGTTGAGTCCGCAGTTCAGGTTCCCGTTCATTTAGAATGGCATGAACTTCCCGTTGAACGTCATTAGGATTATTGGCTGAAGCAATGTTCAAGCGGTGGAGCTCGATGAGTTCATAGGCGAAGTAGCCGGGATAGCGGACTAGAAAGTCGAGTTTCTGTAACTTGTATTCAGGGGTGAAATGCCTTTCGACGTCTCGCTGGGGAAAGAACTTGCTCTGTTTGAGTTGTTCTTCACAAGGGGAAGAAAAATGATGGAGAATCAGCAGGAGTCGAGCTGCATCAACTTCTACAAAGCGTTCGGGGACACTGCCTCCAATAAATCGCTGATTCTCATTCATCGTTCATCTCCTTTCTCACTCGCTCTCAACTCGCATCAACCGTTCGACCAAGGCTCTACCTTGTTGCAAATCACGGGCTCGGAGTTCTTCTACGTGCCATGGGGGATCGCAGTTGCGGAGATGCTGACGAATGAAACGATCTCGGCGGCGGCTTCGGTCGCCATCATGGAATGCGGCTCCGTCGATGTAGATCGCAAGTCGTCGATCCGAGACCGCAAAGTCTGCAACCGACAACGTCGAACCGTCAGAGGCCGCCCCCAATGGAACCTGCTTATCAGGATGGAAGCCGTGTTCTTCAAACAGGTCGAGAAATTTGGCTTCCAGCGGTGAACCGACGCCACGTCGGTAGGCATCCAGCCAAGGTCCGGGATCGTCGAGATCACCGGTTTCCAATGGTCGCTCAACTGGCGCGGCAGCGGCAAGTTCGTCGAGTGCCGGTATCACTTGCGGCCACGACAGGTCATCGTGGTACCGCTGATTGTGGTATGCCTTCAGGCAGCGATAGCAGGCAGAATCGCAACCCGGGTGATCGAGATGCTCCAGCGTCCGCTCTGCAACCATGTGGAACAACTGTGCCACACGGTGCAGGTAGCCGCTACCGCCCAAACTCGGATCAATGAAGGCTAAAGACAACATTTCGTAACGGAAGTTTTGTTCGTTGATTTCCCACGGACCTTCAAACTCGAAGTCCAGTTCAGCGGCGTCGAGCATAAAATGGTGACGGATTCCGTTGAGCAACGAGAAGCCAAGTGTCACTCCGAATGATTTCCACGTTTCCGGTTGCGTACCTCGCGGTACGGGTAGCATCAGACGCAACACTTCCACATTGCTGGAGGTTGTGATCGCGACCGACTGAGGCGCACTGCCAAGCTGAGGACACGTATCGGCGTGACCGTTGTTGTTTTGGTTGCCTTGCCGGCCCGCATTTCGTCGACCTCGGCCCTGCACCTGAGCTGGTTGGGCTGGCGTCAACATCCGACCGCACGATGGACACACGAGATACCCTTTTGCGTCGCGATGCAGTACTGGTAGGCCCGACTGCAATTCGTTGACTGTTGGTTGTAAACCCTCATTCACCCAACGGACTTCTTCATTCTGACTGAGCCGTAGCGCCCAACCCGGACCGACCGTCCAGCGCCCCGTCACGCGATGCCCTTCGCCGCTCCACTGCGGATACACCTTCACAACATTTCGTACCGCGTAGCGTTCTTCTTCGTCAAGAATCGGACGCTCGTCCTTCTTTGCCAAGAAGCCGGCAAAGTCGAAACTCGGCAATGATTGTCCCGGTCGGGAATCACGACAGCGTGGACAGCGAGGTTCTTGTGCGTGGTATCGCAGTCCGCAGGAGCTACACAGTCGGTAGGTCCATGTCGAAACATCTGATCGAGGATTCCATGGGGACGCGTTATCCAGACCAATGACCTTCCATCGGCGTCGCCGAGCGTACACGTGAGCATCTGGCTGAAACTGGCCGATTCCAAACCGACGCGTCACGGAGATCGGGTCTTCTTCGTGATCGTCGCCCAGTAGACGCAGCGCAGCTGGCTCAGACGGAAACTCGTATCCCGGCAGCAATCCGAACTCGGCGAACCGTCTCAGCGGATAACCGGCCGAACGGTCGTCTGCGTCTTGCTGATTTGTGCGTTGATCCGTTGGAATGCCGAGGATTCGAGCGACCAAATCAGCTGCACGAGTGCCGGCGTGGCGACGTTCCAACGTCTGGGTGTAGTGCTCAAGTGCTTGCCTGAGCTCGATGACCTGACGAGCCGTTGCGTCAAATACGAATCGAATGCGATCCGGCAGGGCCGCGAGCAACGCACGCAGGTCATCGTCAGTAAGATTTGCTCGGGAAAGCACATCGGCCCCCCACGCCTGACGTGCGACTTCAATGGCATGTCCCACCTGAGCCGTAACACCCTCGATAAGCGCGTTGACCGCCTCATCTTTCATTTCGCCCTGAGGTCCGACATAGTCGATCATGCGACCGGCCAGCCCCGGCTCAGCAGAACCAAGTACGATCGCGTAGAGGTGGCGAATCAAGACATCGCGGTTGCCCAATGAGACCGCTGGCGCAGGAACTTCGCCCGCGATCATCTCCCGTGGCTTGTCGTAGAAGTATTGATCGTGCGGCGTACTTCGCGCATACCCGAGCACGATTCCAACCCGTGAACGACGGCCGGCACGTCCGCCGCGTTGTGCGTAGTTGTCCGGCCGAGGTGGCACATTTCGCATGACCACCGCGTCCAAACCACCAACGTCAATTCCCATTTCCAAAGTCGGAGAACACGCCAGCATGTTGACCGGTGATTCGTCGGCGGGAGCCTTGAAGCTCTCTTCAACCTCAGCACGATCGGCGGTTGTAATCTGGGCCGTGTGTTCCTTTGCGACCAATGGAATGGCTTCACAATTTCGGATTCTCCGCACATGTCGATTCTGGTCGACTGCCGCGTTGTCCCATGTGACCATCAGCCCGTGACATCTGGGGCACGGAGCATGCACCGGTGCTCTCGCCCGAACGTCACCACAAACTTCGCAATGAACACGCTGTTGTTCGGTCAGCAACTCAAGCCGTATCACCTCCGAATTGACTTGCAGCAGATGCGCCCGGTCTCGAAAGCCGTACAACTCGACATCGGTGACAAAGCTACCGTCGCGAAGAAATGAAAGAATGTCCTCGGCAGTCTGAGGATTCAGTTGCGTGACTCCTCCAAGTCGATCCTGCAAATGACGAATGATTCGTTCGACACTCGGCCCACGGCCGCCAACACCCGGTCGTCGCCATGCGTTGTGATGCTTGATACCTGCTGGCAACTGCGCACCATCCATGTTGGCCACGACTTCTCGCTGCGGTGTCAATGGATAACCCTGCGGCAGCTTCATCCGCCGCTCCCATTCAGCTCGTTGAAAATGCTGCGGACAGGCGATGTGCGCCGGATGGTATTGAAGCATCGGCCGGCTCAACGCACCCCGCGTGCGCATCTCGTCCAGCACAACTCGACACAGATATTCCAGTTCCCCGAGGTTGATGCCGAGTGTCCCGGCCAGATGTTCGCCGCGAGCCTGAACGTACTCATCAAGTCGGTTGTAGCGGACGCCAACAAGTCCAAGATTGAACAGCGTACCACGGTATCCGGCATTTACTGCCAGCTCATCCAGCAGCGGAGCTTCTTCCCACACGGCAATCCGATCCCTCGTGTCGTCAGGAAGCCATCCGGTATCCTCCGGGACGTATGGGTTGTCGTGATGAGTGACTGCCAGTTCACTGAGTGCTTCGACTGCTTCCTGAATCCGAAGTACGCCGCGCGACTCCAGTAATTCGACCAGACGTCGACGCATGCGGTCATAGCGACTTGCAAAGATGACGAATCTCGCCTGATGAGCAGCATCCTGTCGGCTGTCGCTGAATACGAGCAGTCGCTCTTTTCCATCGTGCCCATCTTTGCCTGCGTTGGCCTCCGCGAGTGTTTCGACCAAGCCTTCGCCGATAACTTTGACGGCTGCCGATGTGCCGAGCGCGACGGGAGTCAGCACACTGCGACTACCGGCTGTTCCGCCGCAGCAGAGACAACGTGTTCGCGCCGGAGCAAGCGTCACCTGCATCCGATAATCCGCTGGATCATTGCTGAACTGCAATGACGTGGGGTCGATCGAACCCATCCGAACCTGCCGCCCGCGAATCTGAGCGGGAACTCGTTGCTGGCCGCGCCGTGGTGGAGCCACGTTGCCCGCATCATCATCGTCATCGTCGTCATCAACAATCGCAGGAAGATTGAATCTATCGGGTTCGTATAGCATCCACTCCGGCTGGTCAGAGGTTTCCGGTCGCGGCCGCAACGGCTCGTTGTCCGGGTCCCCCATGAATGCCAGATAGTCAGCTCCACAGTTTCGACACAAATACAGCGGTGCTGTTTGATGTCCGCAATCGCCGCAGCGTTCCTCACCCATCGGATACAGTCTGCCGCAGTCAGGATTGATGCACCGATGAAATTTCCAACCTCCGCGCAGGAATCGGTGAGCCCGAAGCCGCAGGGCTCCTGGTGTTCCGTCCGGTAGTGCCGCTCCGACTGTCAGTGCGGCTTCCACTTCGCGAGTGAGTTCTTCAACCGAAGAGCCGGAACGCTCCGCGACAGATTCACGTACAGCCTCCACGATCTGACTGATCGACATCGGACGCCGAATCAGCCAGTCATTCAAATCCCACAACAACTTGTAAGAACGAGCAGACTGCTCCAGCGACGCCCCGGACGTACCTGCGAGCTCGCTAAGTGCCTGCTGAATCGACGCGGAGTCTCCGAAGTCCAGCCCACGAACGTCAACAGGATTTGCGGGTGACGGATAAACGGCTTCGCTAGGGACATCGACCGATTTCAATTCCTCACCCAGAACGACGATTGACCCACGTTCAGCACCGGTCAAAGTGCCGAAGAATTCCTGAACGGCTTCGTCACGCAGTCGAATGACTTCTTCACGCGACAGGCCATCCTCGGCAAAAGATTTGATCGTCGCTGATGTGCCGACTGCTACGAGAGTCGGGAATCTCTTCGGCCGTTCCTCCGCCGGAGGATTTGGGTTCCAGTCCTGTCGTGCCCGTTCAAGGTGAGCCTTCAGTCGCCGCGTCAGTAACGCAATGTTGCTGCCGAGGATTCCGCGATACGAGTGAACTTCGTCCAGAACCAAGTAACGGCAGCGGTGATTGGCGAAGATGTTCTCACGGTCCGCCGGACGCACCAACAGATATTCCAGCATCATGTAGTTCGTCAGCAGAATGTGCGGCGGATTTGCTCGCATCTCCTGCCGAGTCTTCTGCGACGTGGAACGATCATACTGCTCGACTTTGATGTCTCCGAAACCAGCTTCTGACAGGTACTCCTCGATACGCAGCTTTTGGTCGTTAGCCAACGCGTTCATCGGATAAATCAGAATGGCCGTCAGCCCGGACTTCGGGAACAAGGCCGAATCTTCAAACGCATTCTGAATCACCGGTAACAGGAAGGATTCGGTCTTGCCGCTACCGGTTCCCGTGGTCACAACAACCGGCCGAGCACTATTCGACAGCAATTCGTCGATGGCTGCGGTCTGGTGAAGATAACCGCATGGCTGCTGAGTCCGTTCTTCCATCACTCGCGCGAGGGCCGGTTCGATCGGCAGGTCCCGCCAGTTGCTGCCGTCCACAAACGGTCGATGGGCCTGATAGAACGGCTCCTGAGCCAGAAAGCCTTGAGCATCGAGTTCCTGTTCCAGCGCGGCTCGCAGGTTGGCGTCCTTCGCGCGGAATTCGGTTTGCAGGTAATCCCGATATTCGGAGATCACATGTTCGAGTGCTCGGATGGGATGGAGAGTTGCTGCCATAGTTACTCGCTAAAATGCTCCGCGATGACTTGATTCGCCTGAGTTGTCACGTCTGTGCCCTCAAAGGTCTCGACCAGCCGCCCGGGAAAATGTTTCTCGTACCACTTCTTCTTGGTCTCCGTGTGATTCCGATACTTGTCCTGATCCAGTCGGCCCCAGTGCTCCCAGAAATACTGCTCGCCGTTCCACGTGATTGTGAAGTCCGGCAGGTAGAACGTGCCGTCCGGCGCGAACAGCGGCTCCTCGTAGCGAAACAGGACTTCACGTTCCGCAAGCATGTTGGTGATGATCACCTCGGACTTTGACCGCACAACGAATTCCGAAAGCGTTTCATGAATCTTGCCTTCTTCGTACCACGCCTGAACATTCAGCATGACTTCAGGAATCGGCGCGAAGTCAAAGAGCGACGCATTGATACAGACCAGATGCGACCGTTCCCGGCGTCGCATGTTCAAAAGCGGGCCAATGTCTTCCTGAATCAGCAGCGTGCAGTGTTTGGCGGCGCGGGTTATTCCTGTGTAGAACAACTCCGGCGACAGCAGCGTGTCTTTGTGCTTGGGCACGATAAAGTAAACGTGATCAAACTCGCTGCCCTGTGACTTGTGAACCGAAATGGCGTAGGCCAGCTCAAGGTGATTCTCCACCTTGGCATCAGGAATCCATTTGTCGTCTTTGTCTTTACCCAGCTTCGAGCCGTAACCAACCCAATGCTTCTTACGCTCGAATACAACCTGAAAATGTTTCAGTTGGAATTCGCCCCATCTCCATTTTTTGCCATCAAAGCCGTGAGGCTTCACGTAACCCAACTCGCCGTTGAAGACCTCAACTTTCTCGGACGTCCTTGTCTCCGGGTTATAGCCATAAACCGGCTCGCGATTCGACAATGAACGGTTGGTGATCTGAATTACCTTGTCGAACAACATGACGCCGTCCAACTGCCGATTGAAATCCGGCTGTTCATCTCGGGCGATTCCCTTGATGTGTTTCTGGATTTCTTCGTTCAGCGGCTCCGTGCCGAACAATTCCCCGCGATAGGGCGAAATCACTTGGTTGTATTCGGCTCGCTGTCGCTTGTAGCCGTTGTCGCCCTCCGTCTCGCAGGCCTTCTTCCACAGATCGAACGGGCGATCGGGATTCAGCGACTCGTTGGAATCCCGCTCCATGTCACGAACCATTTCATCAATCAGCACTTCCGAAAGCGTTTCGGGGTCGTTCCAGTAGACGACCCTAAGGTCTTTGTCGACGTCGCCGCCGTCCTGCACACGCTTCAGCAATTCTTCAGCGGCCGCTTTTCCATCGTCGTCTTTTTCGACGCCAGCGCGTTGATAAGCAGTCGCGAGTTCAAGAATCGCCTCACCGCGATCAAAAACTCGATT is a genomic window containing:
- a CDS encoding DEAD/DEAH box helicase, with protein sequence MAATLHPIRALEHVISEYRDYLQTEFRAKDANLRAALEQELDAQGFLAQEPFYQAHRPFVDGSNWRDLPIEPALARVMEERTQQPCGYLHQTAAIDELLSNSARPVVVTTGTGSGKTESFLLPVIQNAFEDSALFPKSGLTAILIYPMNALANDQKLRIEEYLSEAGFGDIKVEQYDRSTSQKTRQEMRANPPHILLTNYMMLEYLLVRPADRENIFANHRCRYLVLDEVHSYRGILGSNIALLTRRLKAHLERARQDWNPNPPAEERPKRFPTLVAVGTSATIKSFAEDGLSREEVIRLRDEAVQEFFGTLTGAERGSIVVLGEELKSVDVPSEAVYPSPANPVDVRGLDFGDSASIQQALSELAGTSGASLEQSARSYKLLWDLNDWLIRRPMSISQIVEAVRESVAERSGSSVEELTREVEAALTVGAALPDGTPGALRLRAHRFLRGGWKFHRCINPDCGRLYPMGEERCGDCGHQTAPLYLCRNCGADYLAFMGDPDNEPLRPRPETSDQPEWMLYEPDRFNLPAIVDDDDDDDDAGNVAPPRRGQQRVPAQIRGRQVRMGSIDPTSLQFSNDPADYRMQVTLAPARTRCLCCGGTAGSRSVLTPVALGTSAAVKVIGEGLVETLAEANAGKDGHDGKERLLVFSDSRQDAAHQARFVIFASRYDRMRRRLVELLESRGVLRIQEAVEALSELAVTHHDNPYVPEDTGWLPDDTRDRIAVWEEAPLLDELAVNAGYRGTLFNLGLVGVRYNRLDEYVQARGEHLAGTLGINLGELEYLCRVVLDEMRTRGALSRPMLQYHPAHIACPQHFQRAEWERRMKLPQGYPLTPQREVVANMDGAQLPAGIKHHNAWRRPGVGGRGPSVERIIRHLQDRLGGVTQLNPQTAEDILSFLRDGSFVTDVELYGFRDRAHLLQVNSEVIRLELLTEQQRVHCEVCGDVRARAPVHAPCPRCHGLMVTWDNAAVDQNRHVRRIRNCEAIPLVAKEHTAQITTADRAEVEESFKAPADESPVNMLACSPTLEMGIDVGGLDAVVMRNVPPRPDNYAQRGGRAGRRSRVGIVLGYARSTPHDQYFYDKPREMIAGEVPAPAVSLGNRDVLIRHLYAIVLGSAEPGLAGRMIDYVGPQGEMKDEAVNALIEGVTAQVGHAIEVARQAWGADVLSRANLTDDDLRALLAALPDRIRFVFDATARQVIELRQALEHYTQTLERRHAGTRAADLVARILGIPTDQRTNQQDADDRSAGYPLRRFAEFGLLPGYEFPSEPAALRLLGDDHEEDPISVTRRFGIGQFQPDAHVYARRRRWKVIGLDNASPWNPRSDVSTWTYRLCSSCGLRYHAQEPRCPRCRDSRPGQSLPSFDFAGFLAKKDERPILDEEERYAVRNVVKVYPQWSGEGHRVTGRWTVGPGWALRLSQNEEVRWVNEGLQPTVNELQSGLPVLHRDAKGYLVCPSCGRMLTPAQPAQVQGRGRRNAGRQGNQNNNGHADTCPQLGSAPQSVAITTSSNVEVLRLMLPVPRGTQPETWKSFGVTLGFSLLNGIRHHFMLDAAELDFEFEGPWEINEQNFRYEMLSLAFIDPSLGGSGYLHRVAQLFHMVAERTLEHLDHPGCDSACYRCLKAYHNQRYHDDLSWPQVIPALDELAAAAPVERPLETGDLDDPGPWLDAYRRGVGSPLEAKFLDLFEEHGFHPDKQVPLGAASDGSTLSVADFAVSDRRLAIYIDGAAFHDGDRSRRRDRFIRQHLRNCDPPWHVEELRARDLQQGRALVERLMRVESE